DNA from Petropleomorpha daqingensis:
CTACGTCTACGCCGGCGACGACCCGGCCGAGGGCGAGCGGCTGGTCGAGCCGATGCGCTCGGCCGGTGAGGTGCTGCTCGGGTTCATCCACCCGCTGCTCACCACCGAGCTGGACTCGGTGCACATGGACCCGACCGACCCGATGCCGGGCTGGGAGAAGGGCATGCAGCTCGCCGAGCTGACCGAGGAGACGGTCGACGCGCTGCTCGCCGCGGCCGGCCCGCAGCTGGACATCCCGCTGATCATGGTCGAGATCCGGCTGCTCGGTGGCGCGCTCGCCCGCCAGCCGCGGGTGCCGAACGCGGTCGCCGGTCGCGACGGCGCCTACCAGGTGCTCACCCTCGGCCCCGGCGTGCCGGAGCTGGCCACCGTCGTCCCGGCGCTGGGCAAGGGCGTGCTGAAGGCGCTCGAGCCGTGGAAGGCGCCCGGCTGCGTGACCAACTTCCTCGGCGAGGTCGCAGGGCCCGCGGAGGTGGCCGCCTCCTACCCGCCGGCCGTCGCCGAGCGCCTGCAGGCGGTCAAGCAGGCCGTCGACCCCGACCGCGTCTTCTCCTTCGGCCACGCCCTGTAGGACGTTGCGGAGGCTGGGAGCGCAGGTTTCCTGCGCTCCCAGCCTCCGTTGCTACTCCGGCAGCAGCACGCCGGGGTTGAGGATGCCGTTGGGGTCGAGGCGCTGCTTGACCACGCGCAGCACCTCGACGCCGAGCGGCCCGACCTCCCGCTCCAGCCACGGGCGGTGGTCGGCGCCGACGGCGTGGTGGTGGGTGAGCGTGCCGCCGGCCGACATCAGCGCGTCGGTCGCCGCGCGCTTCGCCGTCAGCCACTGCTGGATCGGCAGCTCGTCGTCCCGGTCGGCGAGCACCGTGAAGTACAGCGAGCCGCCGGTCGGGTACCCGTGCGACAGGTGGGTCATGATCAGCGGCCGCTTGCCCTCGCGGGTCAGCGACGTCCGCAGCGCCCGGAGGACCGCGTCGTACACGGTCGGCAGCGCCGTCCAGGAGGCCGCCGTCTCCAGGGTCTCGACCAGCAGGCCGTGGTCCATGAGCCGGTCGCGCAGGTACGGCCCGTCGAAGCGGTGCGCCCGCCACGACTCGCCGACCTTGCTGCCCAGCCGCAGGGCGCCGTCCTCGCGCAGCACCGACGCCGCCGTCTTCATCCGCGCGCGGACCAGCGTCGGCAGCCCCTCCCAGCCGAGCACCAGCAAGCAGCCGTCGGCCCGGCCGCGGGCCTTGAGCGCCCCGCGCAGCGCCCGCGCGCCGGCGCCGGTCGCCATGAGCAGGTTGGCCCGCGTCTCGTCGGCGTCGGAGAGGCGGACGACGTCGGGCAGGAGGTCGTGCCGCGCCAGCCGCTGCAGCCCCGCCAGGCCCGCCGCCCACGAGCGGAACGACCAGCCCTCGTAGTGCACGGTCCGCGGCTTCGGGCGCACCCGCAGCCGCACCTCGGTGATCACGCCGAGCGTGCCCTCCGAGCCCACGGCCAGGCCGAGCAGGTCCGGCCCGGCGGCGCTGGCCGGGGCGTGCCCCAGCTCCAGGACGCCGACCGGCGTGGCCAGGGTCAGCCCCGCGACCAGGTCGTCGAAGCGGCCGATGCCGGTCGACTGCTGCCCGGCCGAGCGGGTGGCCGCGTACCCGCCGATCGTCGCGAACTCGAAGCTCTGCGGGAGGTGGCCCAGCGTCAGCCCCTGCTCGCCGAGCGCCTCCTCCAGCTGCGGACCGCGCATCCCGGGGCCGACGGTCGCCAGGGACGACGGGACGTCGACGGCCTGGAGGCCGGCCATCCGCGAGAGGTCGACCACCACGCAGGGCCGGTCGTCGGGGTCCATGCCGGCCAGGCCGCCGACGACGCTGGTGCCCCCGCCGAAGGGGACGACGACGATCCCGCGGTCGCTGCAGGCGGTCAGCAGCGCCGCGGTCTCCTCGGTGCTGCCGGGCAGGACGACGGCGTCCGGGGCGTCCGAGGCGTCGCCGGAGCGGCGGCGCAGCAGGTCGAGGTAGCTCTTGCCGCCGGCGTGCCGCAGCCGCGCGTCGCGGTCGGTGAGCACGTTCTCCTCGCCGAGCAGGCCCACGAGCACGGTGCGGACGTCGTCCGGCAACCGCGACGGCGCCAGCTCGATCTCGGCGACCGGCACCGGTGGCGTGTCCCGGGGCGTCCAGCCGAGCTCGCGGGTCAGGTAGCGGCGCGCAGCCTTGGGCACGGTGTCGCCGGCGGCGGCCCGTGCGGGCCCCCAGCCCTGGATCGTCATTTCCGGCTGCTCGGGCATCGCTACAGTCTGCCGAGTGCTGCCCGGTGCGCTGAGCCCTGCCCGTCGCGCCCGTGACCTCGAGGCCGTCGCCGGGGCCTCGGTCGACGTCGTCGTGGTCGGCGGCGGGGTCACCGGCGCGGGAGTCGCCCTCGACGCCGCCTCGCGCGGGCTGTCCGTCGTCCTGCTGGAACGGGCGGATCTCGCGGCGGGCACCAGCCGCTGGTCGTCCAAGCTCGTGCACGGCGGGCTGCGCTACCTCGCGCACGGCGAGATCGGCCTGGCGCGGGAGAGCGCGCGCGAGCGGGCCGTGCTCATGGGGTCGACCGCGCCGCACCTGGTCCGGCCGCTGCCGTTCCTCGTCCCGGACGCCGCCGGCCGCTCGGTGAGCGCGCTGGCCGGGCTCGGCGGGCGGGTCGGTGACGCCGTCCGGCTCTCGGTGCCCGGCGGCCGCGGCTCGCTGCCCCCGACCCGACGGGTGTCGGCCGCGCAGGTGGCCGCCCTGGTCCCGGGCGTGCGGAAGGGCAGGGGCGGCGTCGTCTTCTGGGACGGGCAGCTGGCCGACGACGCGCGCCTCGTCGTCGCGCTGGCCCGCACCGCGGCGGCCTACGGCGCGCACGTGCTCACCGGCGCGGTGGTGACCGGGGTCGACGGGCACGAGGTGCACGTCGCGCTGCCCGGCGGGACGTCGACCACCGTGCGGGCCGGCGTGGTCGTGAACGCGGCCGGGGTGTGGGCGCAGAAGCTGGCGCCCGGGATCCGGCTGGTGCCCTCGCGCGGCTCGCACCTCGTCGTCCCGGCGGAGCGGCTCGGGTCGCCGTTCGCGGCGCTGACCGTGCCGCTGCCCGGGTCGCGGTCCCGGTACGTGTTCGCGCTGCCCCAGGCCCGCGGCCTGGTCTACCTCGGGATCACCGACGAGCCGGTCGCCGGGCCGCCGGGGGACGAGGACCCGAAGCCGTCGGACGCCGAGATCGAGCAGCTGCTCGAGACGGTCAACCAGGTGCTCGCCGAGCCGCTGAAGCGCGCCGACCTGGTCGGGGCCTACGCCGGGCTGCGCCCGCTGGTGCTGCCCGCCTCCGCGGGGACCGGCCTCGGTGACGCGACCGCCGACCTCTCCCGCAAGCACCTGCTCGCGTGGGACGGAGCGGTCCTCTCCGTGGTCGGGGGCAAGCTGACCACCTACCGGGCCATGGCCGAGCAGGCCGTGGACGAGGTCGTGGCGCGGCTCGGGCGCGGGGCGGCGCGGGCGGTGACCGCGCGGCTGCCGCTGATCGGCGCCGCGCCCCGGGTGGTGCTCGACCGGGTCGCGGCCTCCCCCCGGCTGGTGGCGCGGTACGGCACCGAGGCGCCGCTGGTCGAGGCGCTGGGCACGGAGCCGGTGGTCGAGGGCCGGCCCGAGACCCGGGGGGAGCTGCGCTTCGCCGTCCGGGCGGAGGGCGCGCGCACGGTCGCGGACCTCCTCGACCGGCGCACCCGCATCGGCCTGGTGCCGGCCGACCGGGCGGTGGCGTCGATGGTGGCCGAGCGGATCCTCACCGAGGAGACCTAGTCCCACGATGTGAGAATCCTGTTCCACTGAGTGGACACCATGCGCCAGAGTGGGCGCCATGGACACGTACACGCACGGGCACGC
Protein-coding regions in this window:
- a CDS encoding FAD-binding oxidoreductase, whose amino-acid sequence is MPEQPEMTIQGWGPARAAAGDTVPKAARRYLTRELGWTPRDTPPVPVAEIELAPSRLPDDVRTVLVGLLGEENVLTDRDARLRHAGGKSYLDLLRRRSGDASDAPDAVVLPGSTEETAALLTACSDRGIVVVPFGGGTSVVGGLAGMDPDDRPCVVVDLSRMAGLQAVDVPSSLATVGPGMRGPQLEEALGEQGLTLGHLPQSFEFATIGGYAATRSAGQQSTGIGRFDDLVAGLTLATPVGVLELGHAPASAAGPDLLGLAVGSEGTLGVITEVRLRVRPKPRTVHYEGWSFRSWAAGLAGLQRLARHDLLPDVVRLSDADETRANLLMATGAGARALRGALKARGRADGCLLVLGWEGLPTLVRARMKTAASVLREDGALRLGSKVGESWRAHRFDGPYLRDRLMDHGLLVETLETAASWTALPTVYDAVLRALRTSLTREGKRPLIMTHLSHGYPTGGSLYFTVLADRDDELPIQQWLTAKRAATDALMSAGGTLTHHHAVGADHRPWLEREVGPLGVEVLRVVKQRLDPNGILNPGVLLPE
- a CDS encoding glycerol-3-phosphate dehydrogenase/oxidase, which codes for MLPGALSPARRARDLEAVAGASVDVVVVGGGVTGAGVALDAASRGLSVVLLERADLAAGTSRWSSKLVHGGLRYLAHGEIGLARESARERAVLMGSTAPHLVRPLPFLVPDAAGRSVSALAGLGGRVGDAVRLSVPGGRGSLPPTRRVSAAQVAALVPGVRKGRGGVVFWDGQLADDARLVVALARTAAAYGAHVLTGAVVTGVDGHEVHVALPGGTSTTVRAGVVVNAAGVWAQKLAPGIRLVPSRGSHLVVPAERLGSPFAALTVPLPGSRSRYVFALPQARGLVYLGITDEPVAGPPGDEDPKPSDAEIEQLLETVNQVLAEPLKRADLVGAYAGLRPLVLPASAGTGLGDATADLSRKHLLAWDGAVLSVVGGKLTTYRAMAEQAVDEVVARLGRGAARAVTARLPLIGAAPRVVLDRVAASPRLVARYGTEAPLVEALGTEPVVEGRPETRGELRFAVRAEGARTVADLLDRRTRIGLVPADRAVASMVAERILTEET